A genome region from Musa acuminata AAA Group cultivar baxijiao chromosome BXJ3-5, Cavendish_Baxijiao_AAA, whole genome shotgun sequence includes the following:
- the LOC103983834 gene encoding myb-related protein Zm1, with product MGRGRAPCCAKVGLNKGSWTQEEDLRLIAYIQKHGHGNWRALPKLAGLLRCGKSCRLRWINYLRPDIKRGNFTKEEEDTIINLHKLLGNKWSKIASCLPGRTDNEIKNVWNTHLKKRLASEERRSMSVDKPDDSQSSSSSSTYLSCYAHVEKDDPSLDLADLSIEMFELPMDIWGSPQQEDGTGDESSKVSPCSSSSDAMKDFLVTPDAVIQLESLSPWQEEAAAMAELTQRNSVEAAEGEDKSLEWLEYLEKELGLCGASEEMNQGSFVRDAAEQTEMEEDPVSSYFQKELTSTYPLDLRLS from the exons atgggTCGAGGACGAGCGCCCTGCTGCGCGAAGGTCGGCCTGAACAAGGGTTCATGGACGCAGGAAGAGGACCTGAGACTGATAGCCTACATCCAGAAGCACGGGCACGGGAATTGGCGTGCTCTTCCTAAACTTGCAG GCCTGCTGCGATGCGGGAAGAGCTGCCGCTTGAGGTGGATCAACTACCTTCGCCCCGACATCAAGCGTGGTAACTTcacaaaggaagaagaagataccaTAATTAATCTACACAAGTTGCTGGGAAACAA GTGGTCGAAGATCGCGTCCTGCCTGCCGGGAAGAacagacaacgagatcaagaacgtgTGGAACACGCACTTGAAGAAGAGGTTGGCATCCGAAGAGCGGAGATCGATGTCGGTCGACAAACCAGACGACTCTCAGAGCTCATCTTCCTCGAGCACGTACCTCTCGTGCTATGCTCATGTGGAGAAAGATGATCCAAGTTTAGACTTAGCTGATCTGTCAATCGAAATGTTTGAGCTCCCAATGGATATATGGGGGTCGCCACAGCAGGAGGATGGCACAGGAGACGAGAGCTCCAAAGTTTCTCCTTGCTCTTCTTCATCAGATGCCATGAAAGATTTCTTAGTGACACCTGATGCGGTGATCCAGCTGGAATCTCTGAGTCCATggcaggaggaggcggcggccatGGCGGAGCTGACTCAGAGGAATTCAGTAGAGGCGGCGGAAGGAGAAGACAAGAGCTTGGAATGGCTGGAATACTTGGAGAAGGAGCTCGGCTTATGTGGAGCAAGCGAGGAGATGAATCAAGGGAGCTTCGTGAGGGATGCAGCCGAGCAAACGGAGATGGAGGAAGATCCAGTGTCGAGTTATTTCCAGAAGGAGCTGACTTCCACATACCCTCTTGACTTGAGATTATCTTAG